Proteins encoded within one genomic window of Empedobacter falsenii:
- a CDS encoding thioredoxin family protein, translated as MNLTEYINKGLSYEDYITRVEDDLENEIENDDPKEYVQYYALGLQRMNRIFKTFKLNPAQETRVKSTSNNLKLLVITEGWCGDASQILPVVEKLANALQVSTHYVLRDENLELMEKYKTNGAASIPIIIGVNEENEEAFRFGPRPQAGMEMLARFKSNPDTYSADDFHEDLQKYYNNNKGEDIVNEILDLIDENIGN; from the coding sequence ATGAATTTAACAGAATACATCAACAAAGGTTTATCATACGAAGATTATATCACACGCGTTGAAGATGATTTGGAAAACGAAATCGAAAACGATGATCCGAAAGAATATGTACAATATTATGCTTTGGGATTGCAACGCATGAACAGAATTTTTAAAACATTCAAATTAAATCCTGCGCAAGAAACACGCGTTAAATCAACTTCAAATAATTTAAAATTATTAGTCATTACAGAAGGTTGGTGTGGAGATGCATCTCAAATTTTACCTGTTGTAGAGAAATTGGCAAATGCGCTTCAAGTTTCGACGCATTATGTTTTACGTGATGAGAACTTGGAGTTGATGGAAAAATACAAAACAAATGGAGCGGCTTCTATTCCAATTATTATTGGAGTGAATGAAGAAAATGAAGAAGCTTTCCGTTTTGGTCCTCGTCCACAAGCTGGAATGGAAATGTTGGCGCGTTTCAAAAGTAATCCTGATACGTATTCGGCAGATGATTTTCACGAAGATTTACAAAAATATTACAACAACAATAAAGGTGAAGACATTGTAAATGAAATTTTAGATTTGATTGACGAAAACATCGGTAATTAA
- the recG gene encoding ATP-dependent DNA helicase RecG, which translates to MYQNPLKKTIEYLKGAGPERAKTLQSEFRIFRYEDLIQHFPFRYVDKSKFYKISEISSTAAEIQLKGKIVSLEEINQGKVKRLVGKFQDGTGTLELVWFKVSSWQKEKLRNDLFKEVVIYGKPNVFNNNFSITHPEIELVEDAKNIPLGLFPVYPSTEKLTKKGITNRVLQKMMMNLFAENNDIPENLPLNVLDHYKLVGRNEALKAIHFPKDVTELNAAIRRLKFEEFFFLNLANLSQKAVNKQKNRSNPFPEIGHYFNTFYNEYLPFELTNAQKRVIKEIRFDLRQPAQMNRLLQGDVGSGKTMVALLTMLIAVDNGFQAALIAPTEILAQQHYESITELLNGLDVSVELLTGSVTKKKRQPILENLENGNLKIIIGTHALLEDNVIFQNLGLAIIDEQHRFGVAQRAKFWRKAKLPPHILVMTATPIPRTLSMTMYGDLDVSVIDELPKGRKPIKTLHKTDAHRLSVFKFMKDEIAKGRQIYVVYPLIEESAKLELKDLMDGYESISRAFPLSEYAISIVHGRQKPADKEFEMNRFKNNETQILVATTVIEVGVNVPNASVMIIENSERFGLSQLHQLRGRVGRGAEQSYCILMTGGKLNEVSKRRIQTMCETNDGFQVAEVDLELRGPGDMMGTQQSGVLNLKIADLAKDKEVLYAARKCVEAILSQDPTLSSSIYEPTKKYFIENHKDKVGWSQIS; encoded by the coding sequence ATGTATCAAAATCCATTAAAAAAAACAATAGAATATTTAAAAGGTGCTGGACCTGAGCGTGCTAAAACATTGCAAAGTGAATTCAGAATTTTTAGATACGAAGATTTGATACAACATTTTCCTTTTCGTTATGTTGATAAATCAAAATTCTATAAAATTTCTGAAATTTCTTCAACAGCTGCCGAAATTCAATTGAAAGGTAAAATTGTTAGTTTAGAAGAAATTAATCAAGGAAAAGTAAAACGTTTGGTTGGGAAATTTCAAGATGGGACAGGAACTTTAGAATTGGTTTGGTTCAAAGTTTCTTCTTGGCAAAAGGAGAAATTGAGAAATGATCTTTTCAAAGAAGTTGTCATTTACGGAAAACCAAATGTATTCAATAATAATTTCAGTATCACACATCCTGAAATTGAATTAGTTGAAGATGCTAAAAATATTCCGCTTGGATTATTTCCAGTTTATCCGAGTACCGAAAAGTTGACAAAAAAAGGAATAACGAATCGTGTTCTTCAGAAAATGATGATGAATCTTTTTGCTGAAAATAATGATATTCCTGAGAATTTACCATTAAATGTTCTCGATCATTATAAATTAGTTGGAAGAAATGAAGCCTTAAAAGCAATTCATTTTCCAAAAGATGTAACAGAATTAAATGCGGCAATTCGACGTCTAAAATTTGAAGAATTTTTCTTTCTAAATCTTGCTAATCTCTCTCAAAAAGCAGTCAATAAACAAAAGAATAGAAGTAATCCTTTTCCAGAAATTGGTCATTATTTCAATACATTTTACAATGAATATTTACCTTTTGAATTGACAAATGCACAAAAAAGAGTGATAAAAGAAATTCGTTTTGATCTTCGTCAACCTGCGCAAATGAATCGTTTGTTGCAAGGTGATGTTGGTTCTGGAAAAACGATGGTTGCGTTGTTAACGATGTTGATTGCAGTTGACAATGGTTTTCAGGCGGCTTTAATTGCGCCAACCGAAATTCTTGCACAACAACATTACGAAAGCATTACAGAATTGCTGAATGGTTTGGATGTTTCAGTTGAATTATTGACTGGTTCGGTGACAAAGAAAAAACGTCAACCAATTTTAGAAAACCTTGAAAATGGAAACCTTAAAATAATTATCGGGACGCATGCTTTGTTAGAAGATAATGTGATTTTTCAGAATTTGGGATTAGCTATTATTGATGAACAGCATCGTTTTGGAGTCGCTCAACGTGCTAAATTTTGGAGAAAAGCTAAACTTCCACCACATATTTTAGTGATGACAGCCACGCCAATTCCACGTACACTTTCGATGACAATGTATGGCGATTTGGATGTTTCGGTGATTGATGAATTGCCAAAAGGACGAAAACCTATCAAAACACTTCATAAAACAGATGCGCATCGTTTAAGCGTTTTCAAATTTATGAAAGATGAGATTGCGAAAGGTCGTCAAATTTATGTGGTTTATCCACTGATTGAAGAATCAGCAAAGTTAGAATTGAAAGATTTGATGGATGGTTACGAGAGTATTTCTCGTGCTTTTCCGTTGTCAGAATATGCGATAAGTATTGTGCATGGTCGTCAAAAACCTGCGGATAAAGAATTTGAAATGAATCGTTTCAAAAATAATGAAACTCAAATTTTGGTGGCGACAACTGTGATAGAAGTAGGTGTTAATGTCCCAAATGCGTCGGTGATGATTATTGAAAATTCTGAACGTTTTGGACTTTCTCAATTGCATCAACTTCGTGGCCGCGTAGGTCGTGGAGCGGAACAATCGTATTGTATTTTGATGACGGGAGGGAAATTGAATGAAGTTTCGAAACGTAGAATTCAGACAATGTGTGAAACTAATGATGGTTTTCAGGTAGCAGAAGTTGACTTGGAATTGCGCGGTCCTGGTGATATGATGGGAACGCAACAAAGTGGAGTTCTCAATCTTAAAATTGCTGATTTAGCGAAAGACAAAGAAGTTTTGTATGCTGCAAGAAAATGTGTAGAAGCTATTCTTTCACAAGATCCGACACTTTCTTCTTCGATTTATGAGCCAACAAAAAAATATTTTATTGAAAATCATAAAGATAAAGTTGGTTGGAGTCAAATTTCTTAA
- a CDS encoding catalase, with product MIKRSLVLSLAFLSTIGFAQQLTTNTGAPVGDNQNSKTIGNNGQVLLEDIHLIEKLAAFDRERIPERVVHARGAGAFGEFVADKDFSDVTMADFLSTAGKKTPLFVRFSTVTHQQGSPETYRDPRGFAVKFYTELGNYDLVGNNLPVFFIRDAIKFPDMVHAFRPSPVTNGASDPNRVFDFFSNLPESTHMLTWLFSDYGIPANFRQMEGNGVHAYKWVNAKGEVTYVKYKWVPQQETKNLTQEEANKIQSTEIEHATLDLRNEIDKGNFPKWDLYVQLLKREDFDKLDFNPVDVTKIWPESVVKLVKVGTMTLNENPTNYFQQVEQAAFAPATLVPGIEASEDKLLQGRLFSYSDTQRHRLTGNFQQIPVNAPKNSVKTYNQDGYMSIREQKGDVNYQPSTNLPEVVDNAKFKYSKSVFPAGAITTQHVIDKENNFVQAGDLYKSFSKKDQDNLIKNLSGALNSVKNKVIVHKMIAHFYQANTEYGTRLMKATNTSMSDVKQYLPK from the coding sequence ATGATCAAAAGAAGTTTAGTATTAAGTTTAGCATTCCTTTCTACGATTGGATTTGCCCAACAATTAACAACAAACACAGGCGCTCCAGTTGGAGATAATCAAAATTCTAAAACAATCGGAAATAACGGACAAGTTTTGTTGGAGGACATTCATTTAATTGAAAAATTAGCAGCATTTGATCGCGAACGTATTCCAGAACGTGTTGTTCATGCGCGTGGAGCTGGAGCTTTCGGAGAATTTGTAGCTGATAAAGATTTTTCTGATGTGACAATGGCTGATTTCTTGTCAACAGCTGGTAAAAAAACACCATTATTTGTACGTTTTTCAACTGTAACGCATCAACAAGGTTCGCCAGAAACTTATCGTGATCCACGTGGATTTGCTGTTAAATTTTACACAGAACTAGGAAATTACGATTTAGTTGGAAACAATTTACCTGTTTTCTTTATTCGAGATGCGATCAAATTCCCAGATATGGTGCATGCTTTCAGGCCATCTCCTGTAACAAATGGCGCATCTGATCCAAATCGTGTATTTGATTTTTTCTCTAATTTACCAGAGTCTACGCATATGTTAACGTGGTTGTTTTCAGATTATGGAATTCCTGCAAATTTTCGTCAAATGGAAGGAAATGGTGTACATGCTTACAAATGGGTAAATGCAAAAGGTGAAGTAACTTATGTGAAATACAAATGGGTTCCTCAACAAGAAACGAAAAATTTAACACAAGAAGAAGCGAATAAAATTCAATCGACTGAAATAGAACATGCAACATTAGATTTACGTAATGAAATCGACAAAGGAAACTTTCCGAAATGGGATTTATATGTTCAATTATTGAAACGAGAAGATTTTGATAAATTAGATTTCAATCCTGTTGATGTAACGAAAATTTGGCCAGAATCTGTTGTAAAGTTAGTTAAAGTTGGAACAATGACATTGAATGAGAATCCAACGAATTATTTTCAACAAGTTGAGCAAGCAGCATTTGCTCCAGCTACGTTGGTTCCAGGAATTGAAGCTTCTGAAGATAAATTGTTACAAGGTCGTTTGTTTTCCTATTCTGATACACAACGTCATCGTTTAACGGGTAATTTCCAACAAATTCCTGTTAATGCACCAAAAAATAGTGTAAAAACATATAATCAAGACGGTTATATGTCGATCCGTGAGCAAAAAGGTGATGTAAATTATCAACCTTCAACTAATCTTCCTGAGGTTGTAGATAATGCAAAATTCAAGTATTCAAAATCTGTTTTTCCTGCAGGAGCTATAACAACTCAGCATGTCATTGATAAAGAAAATAACTTTGTACAAGCTGGAGATTTGTACAAATCATTCTCTAAAAAAGATCAAGATAACTTAATCAAAAATTTATCTGGAGCTTTAAATTCGGTTAAAAATAAAGTAATTGTTCATAAAATGATTGCACATTTTTACCAAGCAAATACAGAATATGGAACACGTTTGATGAAGGCTACAAATACTTCTATGAGCGATGTAAAGCAATATTTACCAAAATAA
- a CDS encoding ankyrin repeat domain-containing protein, which produces MKKYIFLALFLFSFSSIYAQDLFSAARENNVKQIEELISNGKHVNEANQRGFTPLILAIYNNSSDAAKVLLSKGANPNAQDLSGNNALMGAAFRGFLEMANLLIANKADVNQVNFNGASALIFAVTFGQNEIAKKLIEAGADLNIKDNNGKTALDHAILQENKEMIELLSIK; this is translated from the coding sequence ATGAAAAAGTATATATTTTTAGCCTTATTTCTATTCAGTTTTTCTTCAATTTATGCACAAGATTTGTTTAGTGCGGCGAGAGAAAATAATGTGAAGCAAATAGAAGAATTAATTTCGAATGGAAAACATGTAAATGAAGCAAATCAACGTGGATTTACACCTTTAATTTTAGCGATTTATAATAACAGTTCAGACGCTGCGAAAGTATTATTATCAAAAGGAGCAAATCCTAATGCGCAAGATTTATCTGGAAATAATGCGTTGATGGGTGCAGCTTTTAGAGGATTTCTTGAAATGGCAAATTTACTAATTGCGAATAAAGCTGATGTCAATCAAGTGAATTTTAATGGAGCTTCTGCTTTGATTTTTGCAGTAACATTTGGTCAAAACGAAATTGCCAAAAAATTAATTGAAGCTGGTGCAGATTTAAACATTAAAGATAATAATGGTAAAACTGCTTTAGATCATGCTATTTTACAAGAAAATAAAGAAATGATCGAGTTATTATCGATCAAATAA
- a CDS encoding Nramp family divalent metal transporter gives MPNQSKSLEDVHESVQIKKGKFRKILSFFGPAYLISVGYMDPGNWATDLAGGSQFGYTLIWVLLMSNIMALLLQSLCTRLGIVRRKDLAQCNRETYPKGMNLVLYILAEIAIAACDLAEILGMAIGLNLLFGIDLIYGVLISFLDTFLLLYLQKLGMRKMELFIVGLITMIGLCFLTEMFLAKPDFGEVAKGFIPSIPNSAALYISIGIIGATVMPHNLYLHSALVQTRQIKRDDFSIKKALKYNFWDSAIALNLAFFVNAAILILASSVFHKNGYHDVAELSDAYRLLGTTLGTDLAPKLFAVALILAGQSSTVTGTLAGQIVMEGYLHLRINPVLRRILTRLLAVVPAVVVILIFGEKEVGSLLIFSQVILSMQLAFAVIPLIHFVSDKAKMGNFAINTTTKFFAWTIAFIISFLNAQLVYEEVNKWMANSESYTLNIFLVALEIGLLVLLLLTFFIPIMLKKNEENQKEIHEPFEKFTLEEISNQHFKKIVVALDFSKTDRKVINYATQLATTESTIILVHIVESASAKYTGERTNDEESLSDLKRLEQYAEIIRPLFNETKIELGYNNRINSIAEICKRNQADLLIVGSHGHQGFMDFIFGETINKLRHRVNIPVFIAK, from the coding sequence ATGCCAAATCAATCAAAATCATTAGAAGATGTGCACGAAAGTGTTCAAATCAAAAAAGGAAAGTTTAGAAAAATCCTAAGTTTTTTTGGACCAGCCTACTTAATAAGCGTTGGTTATATGGATCCGGGGAACTGGGCAACCGATTTAGCGGGCGGTAGTCAATTTGGTTATACTTTGATTTGGGTTTTGTTGATGAGTAACATAATGGCTTTGTTATTACAAAGTTTGTGTACACGTTTGGGAATTGTTCGACGAAAAGATTTGGCGCAATGTAACCGAGAAACCTATCCGAAAGGAATGAATCTTGTTCTGTATATTTTAGCCGAAATAGCCATTGCAGCCTGTGATCTAGCAGAGATTTTAGGTATGGCAATTGGTCTAAATTTACTTTTTGGAATTGATTTAATTTATGGTGTTTTAATCAGTTTCTTAGACACTTTCCTTCTACTTTATCTTCAAAAATTAGGTATGCGCAAAATGGAACTTTTCATTGTTGGTTTAATCACGATGATTGGTTTATGTTTTTTGACGGAAATGTTTTTAGCAAAACCAGATTTTGGAGAAGTTGCAAAAGGATTTATTCCATCTATTCCAAATAGCGCTGCATTGTACATCAGTATTGGGATTATTGGAGCAACTGTAATGCCACATAATCTTTATTTACATTCTGCACTCGTCCAAACGCGGCAAATAAAACGCGATGATTTTTCAATCAAAAAAGCACTCAAATATAACTTTTGGGATAGTGCAATTGCTCTAAATTTAGCTTTTTTTGTCAATGCTGCAATCTTAATTTTAGCTTCATCCGTATTCCATAAAAACGGCTATCACGATGTTGCTGAACTTAGCGATGCTTATAGATTATTAGGTACAACTTTAGGAACAGATTTGGCTCCAAAATTATTTGCAGTTGCTCTAATTTTAGCTGGACAAAGTTCAACAGTTACAGGAACTTTAGCAGGACAAATTGTGATGGAAGGATATTTACATTTGCGTATTAATCCTGTTTTGAGAAGAATTTTAACTCGATTATTAGCCGTTGTTCCAGCTGTTGTGGTTATTCTTATTTTTGGCGAAAAAGAAGTTGGATCTTTATTGATTTTCAGTCAAGTTATTCTAAGTATGCAATTGGCTTTTGCAGTAATTCCATTGATTCATTTTGTGAGTGATAAAGCGAAAATGGGGAATTTTGCAATCAATACAACAACCAAATTTTTTGCATGGACAATCGCTTTTATTATTTCATTTCTGAATGCGCAATTAGTGTATGAAGAGGTGAATAAATGGATGGCAAATAGTGAATCTTATACTTTAAACATTTTTCTTGTAGCATTAGAAATCGGACTTTTAGTATTATTGTTGCTGACATTTTTTATTCCAATTATGTTGAAGAAAAATGAAGAAAATCAAAAAGAAATTCATGAACCATTTGAGAAGTTTACGTTAGAAGAAATCTCAAATCAACATTTCAAAAAGATTGTGGTTGCGTTAGATTTTTCGAAAACGGATCGAAAAGTTATCAATTATGCGACGCAATTAGCGACTACTGAATCTACCATTATTTTGGTTCATATTGTTGAAAGTGCTTCTGCAAAATATACGGGAGAGCGTACGAATGATGAAGAATCTTTATCAGATTTGAAACGTTTGGAACAATATGCAGAAATCATTCGTCCTTTGTTTAATGAAACTAAAATCGAACTAGGTTACAATAATCGAATCAATTCGATTGCTGAAATTTGTAAACGAAATCAAGCAGATTTGTTGATTGTTGGTTCGCACGGACACCAAGGTTTTATGGATTTTATTTTTGGCGAAACGATTAATAAATTAAGACATCGCGTTAATATTCCGGTGTTTATTGCGAAATAA
- a CDS encoding AMP-binding enzyme yields MGIKDELKGQIPIGLIVTKENASKSEEEIEKDLIALLRKEIGGIACFKTSIIVSRLPKTRSGKILRKTLSQIADGTPFTIPSTIDDPTVLDELIHEFSRRNVGVAFTTSSI; encoded by the coding sequence GTGGGAATTAAAGATGAATTGAAAGGCCAAATTCCAATAGGGTTGATTGTTACAAAAGAAAATGCATCGAAATCGGAAGAAGAAATCGAAAAAGATTTGATTGCTTTATTACGCAAAGAAATTGGCGGAATTGCTTGTTTCAAAACATCTATAATAGTTAGCCGATTACCAAAAACGCGAAGCGGAAAAATATTACGCAAAACTTTATCTCAAATTGCAGACGGAACACCATTCACAATTCCTTCTACAATTGATGATCCTACAGTTTTAGATGAATTAATTCACGAATTTTCAAGAAGAAATGTTGGCGTAGCTTTTACAACTTCGTCAATATAA
- a CDS encoding AMP-binding protein, translating to MDYKTLYSKSIEEPELFWKEEAQKLAWSTYPEQILKQNENGYYSWFIDGKINMSRLALEENIKAGRGEQFALIYDSPVTEVVQKITYNQLLEKVSRFAGGLISLGLSKGDTAIIYMPMIPEAIVAMLACARIGVIHSVVFGGFAAPELAIRIDDAQPDVIISASYGVEINRQINYKPLIDEAIELTLYKPKNIIIFERPNHTDDLSADNVHTYGEMYQHQPVEPIEVPSTHPLYILYTSGTTSTPKGVVRDTGGYATALNSTMKYFYDLEPGDTILTASDIGWVVGHSYIVYAPLIYGITTVIYEGKPIKTPDAGAFWRMVEEHKIKNIFTAPTAIRAIRKEDPEGKLFQKYDTSSLKRLFLAGERCDTSTYYWLKEISKLPVIDHWWQTESGWPMLGICAGVENIMPEPGAAGLPVFGYNIKIVDDEGQENDRREEGSIVIQLPLPPGCMTSLWRNEHRFIKGYFQQFPNHYLTGDGGFKDENGFVFITGRTDDIINVAGHRLSTATM from the coding sequence ATGGATTACAAAACTTTATACTCAAAAAGTATTGAAGAACCTGAACTTTTTTGGAAAGAAGAAGCGCAGAAATTAGCATGGTCAACTTACCCTGAACAAATCTTGAAACAAAATGAAAACGGATATTATTCGTGGTTTATTGACGGAAAAATAAACATGAGCCGTTTGGCTTTGGAGGAAAATATAAAAGCTGGACGTGGAGAACAATTTGCTTTAATTTACGATTCTCCTGTTACAGAAGTTGTTCAAAAAATTACATACAATCAGCTTTTAGAAAAAGTGAGTCGTTTTGCTGGAGGTCTTATATCGTTAGGATTATCAAAAGGTGATACAGCAATTATTTATATGCCAATGATTCCAGAAGCAATTGTTGCGATGCTTGCTTGTGCGAGAATTGGTGTAATACATTCTGTTGTTTTTGGAGGTTTTGCTGCTCCAGAATTAGCTATTCGTATTGATGATGCTCAACCTGATGTAATTATTTCTGCATCTTATGGAGTAGAAATTAATCGTCAAATTAACTATAAACCATTGATTGATGAAGCGATTGAATTAACACTTTACAAGCCAAAAAACATTATCATTTTTGAGCGACCAAATCACACCGATGATTTATCAGCAGATAACGTTCATACCTATGGTGAAATGTATCAACATCAACCTGTAGAACCTATCGAAGTTCCGAGTACGCATCCATTATATATTTTATATACTTCCGGAACAACTTCTACGCCTAAAGGCGTTGTACGCGATACTGGAGGTTATGCAACTGCTCTGAATTCGACAATGAAATATTTTTACGATTTAGAACCAGGTGATACAATTCTTACTGCAAGCGATATTGGTTGGGTTGTTGGGCATTCTTATATCGTTTATGCGCCGTTAATTTATGGTATTACAACGGTTATTTATGAAGGAAAACCGATCAAAACTCCTGATGCAGGTGCTTTTTGGAGAATGGTTGAAGAACATAAAATCAAAAATATTTTTACAGCTCCAACAGCAATTAGAGCAATTCGAAAAGAAGATCCAGAAGGAAAATTATTCCAAAAATATGATACATCAAGTCTGAAACGTTTATTCTTAGCAGGAGAACGTTGTGATACATCTACTTATTATTGGTTAAAAGAAATTTCAAAATTACCAGTTATCGATCATTGGTGGCAAACAGAAAGCGGTTGGCCAATGTTAGGAATTTGTGCTGGAGTCGAAAATATAATGCCTGAACCTGGTGCAGCTGGATTGCCTGTTTTTGGCTATAATATTAAAATTGTTGACGACGAAGGTCAAGAAAATGATAGGCGAGAAGAAGGTTCTATTGTTATTCAACTTCCACTTCCTCCAGGTTGTATGACAAGTTTATGGCGAAATGAACACCGATTTATAAAAGGTTATTTTCAACAATTTCCAAATCATTATTTGACTGGTGATGGAGGTTTTAAAGACGAAAATGGTTTTGTATTTATTACAGGTCGAACGGATGATATTATTAATGTTGCTGGTCATCGATTAAGTACTGCAACAATGTAA
- a CDS encoding RelA/SpoT family protein: MDTPHVITDEQLERENIEITRRYKEMLQNTYVTLSDEDKKLIRKAFDLAVDAHKDQRRKTGEPYIYHPIAVAKIVADEIGLGATSISAALMHDVVEDTEYTLEDIEKLFGKKIAKIIDGLTKIAVLNKQDVSIQSENYKKLLLTLSEDVRVILIKIADRLHNMRTLESMREDKQLKIASETIFIYAPLAHRMGLYNIKSELEDLSLKYTKPDAYFNIEHKLTETEAERKKYIDDFCKTISEKLEAEGLEFEIKGRSKSINSIYRKTVNQGIPFEEVFDLFAIRVIYRSDKKNEKFLAWKIYSLVTDLFIPNPKRMRDWISQPKTTGYESLHVTVMGPQARWVEVQIRSERMDEVAEMGIAAHYKYKENVSDDETKVDEWIHQVREMLEQEDTKDAIEFMDNFKFNLYSKEIYVFTPKGDLHSLPKGASSLDFAYSIHTNVGDHCLGAKVNGKLYPLSHQLQSGDQVEIITSTQQKPKLEWLEYVVTSKARSKIKASLNSDKRKVAEDGKEIIQRKLRHLKVDFSENTINQLQQYFKLSSSQDVFYNVAMGIIDNNDLRKFAERNTGFTGLINRFRKSTFNTTKKDDISVDKTKLDSLVFGNDEERLDYELASCCNPIPGDKVYGFITVSKGIKVHKVDCPNSVSLQANYAYRIIKAKWIDSSQQEFKALIELQGLDRAGMVSDITLVISKNNSLNMHSINLSEDAGIFDGKITVSVKNKAELEKIMMELKNIEGIQSVKRTYKN, encoded by the coding sequence ATGGATACGCCTCATGTTATTACAGACGAACAATTAGAGAGAGAGAACATTGAGATAACGAGACGTTATAAAGAGATGCTTCAAAATACATATGTCACTTTATCAGATGAAGATAAAAAGCTGATTCGTAAAGCTTTTGATTTGGCTGTTGATGCGCACAAAGATCAGCGCAGAAAAACAGGCGAACCATATATTTATCATCCGATTGCTGTTGCCAAAATTGTTGCTGACGAAATTGGGCTTGGCGCTACATCAATTTCTGCGGCTTTAATGCATGATGTAGTAGAAGATACAGAATATACGTTAGAAGATATTGAGAAACTTTTTGGAAAAAAGATTGCAAAAATTATAGATGGATTAACAAAAATTGCTGTCTTAAATAAACAAGATGTTTCGATACAATCAGAAAATTATAAAAAATTATTACTGACTTTATCTGAAGATGTTCGTGTGATTTTGATCAAAATTGCAGATCGTTTACACAATATGCGTACGTTAGAAAGTATGCGTGAGGATAAACAGTTAAAAATAGCATCCGAAACCATTTTTATATATGCGCCTTTGGCTCACAGAATGGGATTGTATAACATCAAATCAGAATTGGAAGATTTGAGTTTGAAATACACTAAACCAGATGCGTATTTTAATATTGAACACAAACTAACAGAAACAGAAGCCGAAAGAAAAAAATACATTGATGATTTCTGTAAGACTATTTCAGAAAAACTTGAAGCCGAAGGTTTAGAATTTGAGATAAAAGGTCGTTCAAAATCAATCAATTCAATTTATCGAAAAACGGTTAATCAAGGAATTCCTTTCGAGGAAGTGTTCGATTTATTTGCGATTCGTGTAATTTATCGTTCGGATAAAAAGAATGAAAAATTCTTAGCTTGGAAAATTTATTCGTTGGTGACGGATTTATTTATTCCAAATCCAAAACGTATGCGCGACTGGATTTCTCAACCAAAAACAACGGGTTATGAATCGCTTCATGTAACGGTTATGGGACCACAAGCGCGTTGGGTGGAAGTACAAATTCGTTCCGAAAGAATGGATGAAGTTGCTGAAATGGGTATCGCTGCGCATTATAAATACAAAGAAAATGTATCAGACGATGAAACGAAAGTTGATGAATGGATTCATCAAGTTCGTGAAATGTTGGAGCAAGAAGATACCAAGGATGCGATTGAATTTATGGATAATTTCAAATTCAATTTGTATTCCAAAGAGATTTATGTTTTTACACCAAAAGGAGACTTGCATTCGTTGCCAAAAGGAGCGAGTTCGTTGGATTTTGCTTACTCTATTCACACCAATGTTGGTGACCATTGTTTGGGGGCGAAAGTGAATGGAAAATTGTATCCATTGTCGCATCAATTACAAAGTGGAGATCAAGTAGAAATCATTACTTCAACGCAACAAAAACCAAAATTAGAGTGGTTAGAATATGTTGTGACGAGTAAAGCGAGAAGTAAAATTAAAGCTTCTTTAAACTCAGATAAACGTAAAGTTGCAGAAGATGGAAAAGAAATTATTCAACGTAAATTAAGACATTTAAAGGTTGATTTTAGTGAAAATACGATTAATCAGTTACAGCAATACTTTAAGTTAAGTTCGAGTCAAGATGTATTTTATAATGTTGCAATGGGAATTATTGACAATAATGATTTACGAAAATTTGCAGAACGAAATACAGGCTTTACTGGATTGATTAACCGTTTCAGAAAATCAACATTCAATACGACTAAAAAAGATGATATTTCTGTCGACAAAACTAAATTAGATAGTCTTGTTTTTGGGAATGATGAAGAACGTTTAGATTACGAATTAGCGAGTTGTTGTAATCCAATTCCGGGTGACAAAGTATATGGTTTTATCACAGTTTCAAAAGGAATAAAAGTACATAAAGTAGATTGTCCAAATTCAGTTTCTTTGCAAGCAAATTATGCGTACAGAATTATAAAAGCAAAATGGATTGATTCTTCTCAACAAGAGTTCAAAGCGTTGATTGAGCTGCAAGGATTGGATCGCGCTGGAATGGTGAGTGATATTACGTTAGTTATTTCAAAAAATAACTCGTTAAACATGCATAGTATTAATTTATCTGAGGATGCTGGTATTTTTGATGGAAAGATTACGGTTTCTGTTAAAAATAAAGCCGAATTAGAAAAAATCATGATGGAATTGAAGAATATTGAAGGAATTCAATCTGTAAAACGAACATATAAAAATTAG